Proteins encoded together in one Oncorhynchus mykiss isolate Arlee chromosome 7, USDA_OmykA_1.1, whole genome shotgun sequence window:
- the LOC110511225 gene encoding zinc finger protein 501-like isoform X4, translating to MRTNPACFSPSTVSPNLQSLGPDCDSGAQFVLQDPEMASVKLEDCSQTLELNVNIKDEEEEEKIGESVSHGDHVETFSTSREQQQKDHRAKRSHPCPHCEEIFPFLSKLKVHLKIHRGENQYSYTDGGKNFTTSKTVTVHQRVHTGEKLFSCSDCVKCFTTSARLKVHQRTHTGEKPYSCSDCAASFSLLCNLKRHERIHTGEKLYSCSDCAASFSLLCNLKRHERIHTGEKPYSCSDCGNSYSLLGHLKRHQHIHTGEKPYSCSDCGKSFSRLGHLKTHKHIHTGEKPYSCSDCVKCFITSSELKVHKRTHTGEKPYSCSYCVKCFTTSTRLKVHKRTHTGEKPYICSNCAASFSLLCHLKRHESIHTGEKPYTCSDCAASFSLLCNLKRHERIHTGEKPYHCTDCEKRFYRLGHLKRHQCVHKGEKPHHLSQTS from the exons atgagGACAAACCCAGCCTGCTTCTCTCCTTCCACAGTGAGCccaaacctacagtcactgggtcctgattgtgacagtggagcccagtttgtactgcaggatccagagatggcatcagtgaagctggaagactgcagtcaaacactggagctgaatgtcaacattaaagatgaagaagaggaggagaagattgggGAATCTGTTTCTCATG gagaccaTGTTGAGACATTCTCTACATCCAGAGAGCAACAGCAGAAAGATCACAGAGCTAAGAGGTCTCACCCCTGCCCACATTGTGAGGAAATATTCCCATTTCTATCAAAGCTAAAAGTACACCTAAAAATACACAGAGGAGAGAATCAATATTCCTATACTGACGGTGGGAAGAATTTCACAACATCCAAGACTGTGACAGTTCATCAGAGAGTGcatacaggagagaagctgttctcctgctctgactgtgtaaaatgcttcacaacatcagctagactaaaagttcatcagagaacacacacaggagagaagccttactcctgctctgactgtgcgGCGAGTTTCTCTCTACTGTGCAACTTAAAACGTCatgaacgtatacacacaggagagaagctttactcctgctctgactgtgcgGCGAGTTTCTCTCTACTGTGCAACTTAAAACgacatgaacgtatacacacaggagagaagccttattcctGCTCTGATTGTGGAAACAGTTATTCTCTACTGGGCCACTTAAAAAGACACCAAcatatacatacaggagagaagccttactcctgctctgactgtggaaagagtttctctcgACTGGGCCACTTAAAAACACATAAAcatatacatacaggagagaagccttactcctgctctgactgtgtaaAATGCTTCATAACATCATCTGAGCTAAAAGTTcataagagaacacacacaggagagaagccttactcctgctcttattgtgtaaaatgcttcacaacatcaactaGGCTAAAAGTTcataagagaacacacacaggagagaagccttacatcTGTTCTAACTGTGCGGCAAGTTTCTCTCTACTGTGCCACTTAAAACGACATGAaagtatacacacaggagagaagccttacaccTGCTCTGACTGTGCAGCAAGTTTCTCTCTACTGTGCAACTTAAAACGACATGaacgaatacacacaggagagaagccttatcactgcaCTGACTGTGAGAAGAGATTCTACAGATTGGGCCATTTAAAAAGACACCAATGTGTACATAAAGGAGAGAAGCCTCATCACCTCTCTCAGACCAGCTAA
- the LOC110511225 gene encoding oocyte zinc finger protein XlCOF6-like isoform X1, which yields MEQTDQRLSLRPVTSTVRTNPTCLSPSTLSRNLQSLGPDCDSGAQFALQDPEMASVKLEDCSQTLELNVIIKDEEEEEEIGISVSHGMRPVTSTLRTNPACLSPSKLSPNLQSLGPDCDSGAQFVLQDPEMASVKLEDCSQTLELNVNIKDEEEEEEIGKSVNHGDHVETFSTSREQQQKDHRAKRSHPCPHCEEIFPFLSKLKVHLKIHRGENQYSYTDGGKNFTTSKTVTVHQRVHTGEKLFSCSDCVKCFTTSARLKVHQRTHTGEKPYSCSDCAASFSLLCNLKRHERIHTGEKLYSCSDCAASFSLLCNLKRHERIHTGEKPYSCSDCGNSYSLLGHLKRHQHIHTGEKPYSCSDCGKSFSRLGHLKTHKHIHTGEKPYSCSDCVKCFITSSELKVHKRTHTGEKPYSCSYCVKCFTTSTRLKVHKRTHTGEKPYICSNCAASFSLLCHLKRHESIHTGEKPYTCSDCAASFSLLCNLKRHERIHTGEKPYHCTDCEKRFYRLGHLKRHQCVHKGEKPHHLSQTS from the exons ATGGAGCAAACCGACCAAAG ATTAAGTCTGAGGCcagtaacatcaacagtgaggacaaacccaacctgcctctctccttccacactgagtagaaacctacagtcactgggtccaGATTGTGACAGCGGAgcccagtttgcactgcaggatccagagatggcatcagtgaagctggaagactgcagtcaaacactggagctgaatgtcatcattaaagatgaagaagaggaggaggagattggAATATCTGTTTCTCATG GTATGAGGCCGGTAACATCAACACTGAGGAcaaacccagcctgcctctctccttccaaactgagtccaaacctacagtcactgggtcctgattgtgacagtggagcccagtttgtactgcaggatccagagatggcatcagtgaagctggaagactgcagtcaaacactggagctgaatgtcaacattaaagatgaagaagaggaggaggagattggGAAATCTGTTAATCATG gagaccaTGTTGAGACATTCTCTACATCCAGAGAGCAACAGCAGAAAGATCACAGAGCTAAGAGGTCTCACCCCTGCCCACATTGTGAGGAAATATTCCCATTTCTATCAAAGCTAAAAGTACACCTAAAAATACACAGAGGAGAGAATCAATATTCCTATACTGACGGTGGGAAGAATTTCACAACATCCAAGACTGTGACAGTTCATCAGAGAGTGcatacaggagagaagctgttctcctgctctgactgtgtaaaatgcttcacaacatcagctagactaaaagttcatcagagaacacacacaggagagaagccttactcctgctctgactgtgcgGCGAGTTTCTCTCTACTGTGCAACTTAAAACGTCatgaacgtatacacacaggagagaagctttactcctgctctgactgtgcgGCGAGTTTCTCTCTACTGTGCAACTTAAAACgacatgaacgtatacacacaggagagaagccttattcctGCTCTGATTGTGGAAACAGTTATTCTCTACTGGGCCACTTAAAAAGACACCAAcatatacatacaggagagaagccttactcctgctctgactgtggaaagagtttctctcgACTGGGCCACTTAAAAACACATAAAcatatacatacaggagagaagccttactcctgctctgactgtgtaaAATGCTTCATAACATCATCTGAGCTAAAAGTTcataagagaacacacacaggagagaagccttactcctgctcttattgtgtaaaatgcttcacaacatcaactaGGCTAAAAGTTcataagagaacacacacaggagagaagccttacatcTGTTCTAACTGTGCGGCAAGTTTCTCTCTACTGTGCCACTTAAAACGACATGAaagtatacacacaggagagaagccttacaccTGCTCTGACTGTGCAGCAAGTTTCTCTCTACTGTGCAACTTAAAACGACATGaacgaatacacacaggagagaagccttatcactgcaCTGACTGTGAGAAGAGATTCTACAGATTGGGCCATTTAAAAAGACACCAATGTGTACATAAAGGAGAGAAGCCTCATCACCTCTCTCAGACCAGCTAA
- the LOC110511225 gene encoding zinc finger protein 501-like isoform X3, whose amino-acid sequence MRPVTSTLRTNPACLSPSKLSPNLQSLGPDCDSGAQFVLQDPEMASVKLEDCSQTLELNVNIKDEEEEEEIGKSVNHGDHVETFSTSREQQQKDHRAKRSHPCPHCEEIFPFLSKLKVHLKIHRGENQYSYTDGGKNFTTSKTVTVHQRVHTGEKLFSCSDCVKCFTTSARLKVHQRTHTGEKPYSCSDCAASFSLLCNLKRHERIHTGEKLYSCSDCAASFSLLCNLKRHERIHTGEKPYSCSDCGNSYSLLGHLKRHQHIHTGEKPYSCSDCGKSFSRLGHLKTHKHIHTGEKPYSCSDCVKCFITSSELKVHKRTHTGEKPYSCSYCVKCFTTSTRLKVHKRTHTGEKPYICSNCAASFSLLCHLKRHESIHTGEKPYTCSDCAASFSLLCNLKRHERIHTGEKPYHCTDCEKRFYRLGHLKRHQCVHKGEKPHHLSQTS is encoded by the exons ATGAGGCCGGTAACATCAACACTGAGGAcaaacccagcctgcctctctccttccaaactgagtccaaacctacagtcactgggtcctgattgtgacagtggagcccagtttgtactgcaggatccagagatggcatcagtgaagctggaagactgcagtcaaacactggagctgaatgtcaacattaaagatgaagaagaggaggaggagattggGAAATCTGTTAATCATG gagaccaTGTTGAGACATTCTCTACATCCAGAGAGCAACAGCAGAAAGATCACAGAGCTAAGAGGTCTCACCCCTGCCCACATTGTGAGGAAATATTCCCATTTCTATCAAAGCTAAAAGTACACCTAAAAATACACAGAGGAGAGAATCAATATTCCTATACTGACGGTGGGAAGAATTTCACAACATCCAAGACTGTGACAGTTCATCAGAGAGTGcatacaggagagaagctgttctcctgctctgactgtgtaaaatgcttcacaacatcagctagactaaaagttcatcagagaacacacacaggagagaagccttactcctgctctgactgtgcgGCGAGTTTCTCTCTACTGTGCAACTTAAAACGTCatgaacgtatacacacaggagagaagctttactcctgctctgactgtgcgGCGAGTTTCTCTCTACTGTGCAACTTAAAACgacatgaacgtatacacacaggagagaagccttattcctGCTCTGATTGTGGAAACAGTTATTCTCTACTGGGCCACTTAAAAAGACACCAAcatatacatacaggagagaagccttactcctgctctgactgtggaaagagtttctctcgACTGGGCCACTTAAAAACACATAAAcatatacatacaggagagaagccttactcctgctctgactgtgtaaAATGCTTCATAACATCATCTGAGCTAAAAGTTcataagagaacacacacaggagagaagccttactcctgctcttattgtgtaaaatgcttcacaacatcaactaGGCTAAAAGTTcataagagaacacacacaggagagaagccttacatcTGTTCTAACTGTGCGGCAAGTTTCTCTCTACTGTGCCACTTAAAACGACATGAaagtatacacacaggagagaagccttacaccTGCTCTGACTGTGCAGCAAGTTTCTCTCTACTGTGCAACTTAAAACGACATGaacgaatacacacaggagagaagccttatcactgcaCTGACTGTGAGAAGAGATTCTACAGATTGGGCCATTTAAAAAGACACCAATGTGTACATAAAGGAGAGAAGCCTCATCACCTCTCTCAGACCAGCTAA
- the LOC110511225 gene encoding zinc finger protein 501-like isoform X2: protein MASVKLEDCSQTLELNVIIKDEEEEEEIGISVSHGMRPVTSTLRTNPACLSPSKLSPNLQSLGPDCDSGAQFVLQDPEMASVKLEDCSQTLELNVNIKDEEEEEEIGKSVNHGDHVETFSTSREQQQKDHRAKRSHPCPHCEEIFPFLSKLKVHLKIHRGENQYSYTDGGKNFTTSKTVTVHQRVHTGEKLFSCSDCVKCFTTSARLKVHQRTHTGEKPYSCSDCAASFSLLCNLKRHERIHTGEKLYSCSDCAASFSLLCNLKRHERIHTGEKPYSCSDCGNSYSLLGHLKRHQHIHTGEKPYSCSDCGKSFSRLGHLKTHKHIHTGEKPYSCSDCVKCFITSSELKVHKRTHTGEKPYSCSYCVKCFTTSTRLKVHKRTHTGEKPYICSNCAASFSLLCHLKRHESIHTGEKPYTCSDCAASFSLLCNLKRHERIHTGEKPYHCTDCEKRFYRLGHLKRHQCVHKGEKPHHLSQTS, encoded by the exons atggcatcagtgaagctggaagactgcagtcaaacactggagctgaatgtcatcattaaagatgaagaagaggaggaggagattggAATATCTGTTTCTCATG GTATGAGGCCGGTAACATCAACACTGAGGAcaaacccagcctgcctctctccttccaaactgagtccaaacctacagtcactgggtcctgattgtgacagtggagcccagtttgtactgcaggatccagagatggcatcagtgaagctggaagactgcagtcaaacactggagctgaatgtcaacattaaagatgaagaagaggaggaggagattggGAAATCTGTTAATCATG gagaccaTGTTGAGACATTCTCTACATCCAGAGAGCAACAGCAGAAAGATCACAGAGCTAAGAGGTCTCACCCCTGCCCACATTGTGAGGAAATATTCCCATTTCTATCAAAGCTAAAAGTACACCTAAAAATACACAGAGGAGAGAATCAATATTCCTATACTGACGGTGGGAAGAATTTCACAACATCCAAGACTGTGACAGTTCATCAGAGAGTGcatacaggagagaagctgttctcctgctctgactgtgtaaaatgcttcacaacatcagctagactaaaagttcatcagagaacacacacaggagagaagccttactcctgctctgactgtgcgGCGAGTTTCTCTCTACTGTGCAACTTAAAACGTCatgaacgtatacacacaggagagaagctttactcctgctctgactgtgcgGCGAGTTTCTCTCTACTGTGCAACTTAAAACgacatgaacgtatacacacaggagagaagccttattcctGCTCTGATTGTGGAAACAGTTATTCTCTACTGGGCCACTTAAAAAGACACCAAcatatacatacaggagagaagccttactcctgctctgactgtggaaagagtttctctcgACTGGGCCACTTAAAAACACATAAAcatatacatacaggagagaagccttactcctgctctgactgtgtaaAATGCTTCATAACATCATCTGAGCTAAAAGTTcataagagaacacacacaggagagaagccttactcctgctcttattgtgtaaaatgcttcacaacatcaactaGGCTAAAAGTTcataagagaacacacacaggagagaagccttacatcTGTTCTAACTGTGCGGCAAGTTTCTCTCTACTGTGCCACTTAAAACGACATGAaagtatacacacaggagagaagccttacaccTGCTCTGACTGTGCAGCAAGTTTCTCTCTACTGTGCAACTTAAAACGACATGaacgaatacacacaggagagaagccttatcactgcaCTGACTGTGAGAAGAGATTCTACAGATTGGGCCATTTAAAAAGACACCAATGTGTACATAAAGGAGAGAAGCCTCATCACCTCTCTCAGACCAGCTAA